Proteins encoded together in one Candidatus Poribacteria bacterium window:
- the thiL gene encoding thiamine-phosphate kinase codes for MTSGEHELKLSDIGEFSLIERISSLLSCRCDDVICGIGDDAAVLNGGDGKALLVTVDSLVENIHFTLRTHTPYQLGYKAMAVNLSDIAAMGGEPKYTLVSISARPDLKIGFIEEIYRGLERMAREAGVSIVGGDTTGSPTHLFISISVIGECPEEEVIYRSGAKIGDMVILTGTVGDSAAGLALLSGSEAPSLSQEEIEYLRMRHLMPRPRLRAARKIASLKLANAMIDVSDGVSSEVNHICQSSRVGAEIYAERIPISEAACKFASDIGVSPLKLALNGGEDYELLLTAPEENVKEIRSALMELNLDISVIGRILPYDRGCTLKSGEGEFELEQAGFTHFLPPSKGGS; via the coding sequence ATGACATCCGGCGAGCATGAGCTCAAACTCAGCGATATAGGTGAGTTCTCACTTATAGAGAGGATATCCTCCCTCTTGAGCTGCCGTTGTGATGATGTGATATGCGGTATCGGAGATGATGCCGCCGTTTTGAACGGAGGTGATGGAAAGGCGCTGCTTGTGACAGTCGATTCGCTCGTCGAGAATATACACTTCACACTGAGGACGCATACGCCATATCAGTTAGGCTATAAGGCGATGGCGGTCAATCTGAGCGATATAGCAGCCATGGGCGGGGAACCAAAATATACTCTCGTCTCCATATCCGCACGCCCCGATCTGAAAATCGGATTCATCGAGGAGATCTATAGGGGATTGGAACGGATGGCTCGCGAGGCAGGGGTAAGTATCGTGGGAGGAGATACAACCGGATCACCAACCCACCTTTTCATATCGATATCCGTGATCGGCGAGTGTCCGGAAGAGGAGGTTATATACAGATCAGGGGCGAAGATCGGGGATATGGTAATCCTCACGGGCACGGTGGGGGACTCGGCGGCGGGATTGGCCCTGCTTTCAGGGTCAGAGGCACCTTCTCTCTCTCAAGAGGAGATCGAATACCTCAGGATGAGACATCTGATGCCGCGACCGAGATTGCGAGCCGCCAGGAAGATAGCCTCCCTCAAACTCGCCAACGCCATGATAGATGTGAGCGACGGCGTGTCAAGTGAGGTGAATCATATCTGTCAATCCAGCCGCGTCGGAGCGGAGATCTATGCCGAGAGAATACCGATATCAGAGGCAGCCTGCAAATTCGCCTCTGACATCGGCGTTTCACCCCTGAAATTGGCCCTGAACGGCGGGGAGGATTATGAACTCCTGCTGACAGCCCCCGAGGAGAATGTTAAGGAGATCCGATCGGCCTTGATGGAGTTGAACCTCGATATCTCGGTCATCGGGAGGATACTCCCATACGATAGGGGATGCACACTTAAAAGCGGAGAGGGAGAATTCGAGCTGGAACAGGCCGGTTTCACTCATTTTCTCCCTCCGTCAAAAGGTGGAAGCTGA